Within the Zea mays cultivar B73 chromosome 10, Zm-B73-REFERENCE-NAM-5.0, whole genome shotgun sequence genome, the region ggagtgcttgagccctgtggaagtacagctgtcggggctgtcggatccttgctgatgtctccttgcttccgtaaggggctgagagccgccgtcgtcatggagcacgcggggtgccatcattacttgtttaccggggcgagccagatgggacgccggtcttgttccccgtagcctgagctagctaggggtagggtaatgatggccccctgtgacgtggcaggtccgagcccgaggtcgggcgaggcggaggctcctcctaggtcgaggctgagtccgagccctggggtcgggcgaggtggagtccgtcgtccgaggtcgaggctgagtccgagccctggggtcgggcgaggcggagtccgtcgtccgaggtcgaggttgagtctgaaccctggggtcgggcgaggcggagtccgtcgtccagcgtcaaggttgagtccgagccctggggtcgggtgaggcggagtccgtcttccgaggtcgaggttcgagccatggggtcaggcgaggcggagaccgtcgtccgacgtcgaggttgagcccgagctctaGGGTCaggcgggcggagcttcctatggcgcccgaggctggacttagctgctgtcagcctcactctgtcgagtggcacagcagtcggagcagtgcaggcggcgctgttttcctgtcaggtcggtcagtggagcggcgaagtgactgcggtcacttcggctctgtcgactgaggagcgcgcttcaggataaggtgtcagtcgatccttgcattaaatgctcctgcgatacggtcggttggcatggcaatctggccaaggttgcttctccgcgaagcctgggcctcgggcgagccgaaggtgcgtccgttgcttgaggagaccctcgggcgagacgtgaatcctcctgggtcggctgcctttgcccgaggctgggctcgggcgaggcgggatcgtgtcccttgagtggacggagccttgacctgaatcgcgcccatcaggcctttgcagctttgtgctgatgggggttacaagctgagattaggagtcttgggggtacccctaattatggtccccgacagaggtGCATATGGATTTGTCCTTAAATTCAGATGTGACACATGTGTTGCCTCGAACTTCATCCCGGGTTTTGATGTTCAAACACGACAAACCATTCGTCGATGTTTCTGAAAACAAAACTACCAAACCTAGCTAGAGAAAGTGTATCCTCTATGCCTCTTCTATGATGTCATGGGTGTTACTACTTGTCCTCAATTTTCTAATCGCTAAGTCCTTCGTACCCTCGATATACTTCGTCAACCACTATCTTGACTTAGCCAACATGGTTTATTGCTCCACATGTACACTTGCTTGTTGATGTTGTGTCAGTCATCCACAGTCAATTCCACTAACCTCGATCCCTCAGCCTAAACCTCATGTTCATCCTTCATCGCTCGTAGCCATCAACATGAACCCACTTAATCTTTTTCAGACTGGCTCCAACGTCTCacccaaaacctcaccccaccatACACAGGGGGCTTTGGGGGAAAATTTCCCTCCAATGGCTTCCCCACCAAAGCTCCCTTATATAGGGGGAGAGATGAAATCCCCCGTGTATAGAGTGAGCACTATGCTCCTTATACTTTAATTATGTTTTTTATTTGCGATATTAATCATGTTTAATCTATACATAACCTGATAATGTGTATTTTGGTAGTGCAAATACTGTATGTTTTTTGAAAACTTTAGAATCCAACAAAAATGTTAAATAATGAGTTATAGTATATAGGGCAGCTATATAGTGAGAATGTTTGGAGACGTCCTACTATGGGAGAATGGTTGGAGAAAGTCTTATACCAGTCCATCGTCTTTTGGCAATTTAAAGAGTCCAACTGGTTCGTGTGCGCACATTCAAATTTAGTGCGCGGAATTATTTTTCTGGAATTCTCATCTTTCCTATTCATTCATGCCCATAAGTTCTTCTATATTCGCTGGCAACTTGTAACCTGTGCGGCATCTCCCCACTTGTATGTTGTATATATTATAAATTGTTCTTTCACTTGTGCCTTCATGCATGTCCCTTTCATTGAGGACTTGTTCGATTGCGTCTGGATCAAAGagattggaaacaattaaatctatCTTTAGCCAAAATTTAATACTCCTAGAAGATAATTCAATCCCCTCAATCTACTTCGAGCAAGATACAACCGGGCCGGGCCTCACTGACTTGCTTGTCGACTACTCGACTACTCCTAGGTTGGTGTGCATGTATGGTGGTGGTGAGCTCAGCACAGCTGCTGTTAGGCTGTTAGCAAAGGTCATCCAGGCTCCACAGGCCGTACTCGAAATCCTCAAACCCAAAGTCCTGCAGCTGCAGGCCGATCATGGAGCTGTACTCGTCGTCAGGGCCGCCGGTAGCGGTGACGAGGAGCTCCGATGTGGTCGACCCGGCGAACACGTCGTCGTCAGTCGTAGTTTGTTCGTAGCCTTGGTCGTTCGTCGTCGGGGTCGCCGTGGCCGCCGAGGTGTAAGTGTAAGCTGCAGTGTAATGCGACGCGTCGTCCGCCCTGAGCGACGACGACCGCAGCGCGCTGGAGGCGTCGTCGGGGCTGAGGGCCGTGGCCGCCGACGTCGGGCCTGCCGGCTCGCTGTagtattggtggtggtggtgagcTTCGCTCGCCGCCGTCACGCCGCGGTGGGCGCCTTGCTGCTGCACCAGGTGTTGGCTCCCGCAGTAGTTATAACACGCGGGCGGCGCGCTGGCCGTGGTGGTAGCTGGAGCCTGTACGCCGCCGGCCTGGGCGCGCTCTCGCAGGCGAGGCATCCAGACGTGGCGCACGATGTGGCGGAAGTGGGCGCTGTTGACGTCGCAGCGGAGGTGCCTGGCGTGCTTCTGCACGCGGGTGCGCCAGTAGTTCTTGATCTCGTTGTCGGTGCGCCCGGGGAGCTGCTGCGCGATCTTGGACCACCTGTTGCCCCAGCGCGAGTGCAGGTCCAGGATCAGCAGCTGCTCCTCGGCGGTTATGTTGCCCCGCCGCACGTTGGGCCGCAGGTAGTTCAGCCACCGCAGGCGGCAGCTCTTGCCGGTGCGTTTCAGGCCCGCGGAGCGGGCGAGCGAGTTCCAGCGGCCCTCGCCGTGGGCGGCGATGTAGTTGACGAGGAGGATGTCCTCGTCCACCGTCCAGGGGCCCCTCCGGAGGTCGTCGGCGCTATCCGCGGCGGCGGCCTCCTCATCGTCGCTGCTGCCTGCTGGGACGACAGCTAGTGGTGCTGGTGCGGCGGCGTTGGGCGCAGACGACGTCGCCGAGCTGTCGGCGGGGCCCATCGCCGCCAGCACCTGGTCTAGGTCCTCATCGAAGCCCATCATGGCCATGTCCATGTCCATGTGACCATGTCCATGCTAGACATAGAGTAGTGGTGGATCGGAATCGGCCGGGTCAGATGCTGAGTGAGCTCGATCAATCAGCTGCAGTGGAGAAGAGCAAGAAAAAGGGTTGGACAACGATGATGTGTACTGAGAGTTGAGGGGTTGATGGAGGCGGATCGAGACATCCGACGGCGAGACCAGGAGGAGGGGTTTATATAGCTCGAGCCGCGTGACGACGACGATGTGAGGTTGAGGACGACGGAGCGCGTGTGCGTGTGCGCGTGTCGCCATACTAAACAATTCGACCGGGGTCCGGACCGAGGCTGGCTGGCAAAGGGGAAAACAGGTTGCGAGCTCTGACCGTTGACGACGACGACGCGCCCCCATGAGCTGCTTTGGTTGCTGCCTGGCCGGTCGCCACTCgccaccaccacaagtttggatgCATTGCGTATTTGCGTGATTGCGTCTCGTAGGCTTGTTGTCTCCTCTGCgccttttctttctttctttctttctttctttcttaatTTTGTCTCTCGATCATGGTTTACAAAACCGGTAAAAACCGGCGGTAAACCGGTCGGTTTACCGAAACCGCTGGGGTGCGGTTTCggtaaaccaccggttttttttcAAAATTCGTTCTAAATTTAAAAAATTTGAAAAAATTCATAAAAACCGAAAACCGTTGAGAAACTGTTTTCTGGGACCGGTAAACCGTTATTTGAGACCGGTAAACCGTCAATTTTTACCGAAAAACCAGATTTAATGCCAAAACTGATTATTTAGTGGTCAATTTAGTCATATTAGTCTTGTTTACTATTATATGATATATGTGAAGATATTATATGTTATATGTGAAGATAAACCCGTAGCTCAAGTCCAGTTTAGGCATTTAGTGGTTAATTTTGTTTTCATTTCCTGTCCAAGATGGAATCCGTAGATCAAGTAGCTTCATTTCTTTCAATAACTATCCGTCTAGACAAGACTCAATTTAGAACCTTTAGCTCCAGTTCTTCTATATGTGTTTTTAAGATTTGCTGATCATGAGAAAAATCTAACACTTGGTGAGGTGCACATGCAATATACAAACACCAAACAcacatagagatggcaatgggtaaatacccaccgggtattagTGCTCCATACCCATACCCGCGACAAAAAATAACCCCATTGGATCACCCATATACACGGGTGGGTATGGATTTACtcc harbors:
- the LOC100501299 gene encoding Transcription factor MYB2 codes for the protein MDMDMAMMGFDEDLDQVLAAMGPADSSATSSAPNAAAPAPLAVVPAGSSDDEEAAAADSADDLRRGPWTVDEDILLVNYIAAHGEGRWNSLARSAGLKRTGKSCRLRWLNYLRPNVRRGNITAEEQLLILDLHSRWGNRWSKIAQQLPGRTDNEIKNYWRTRVQKHARHLRCDVNSAHFRHIVRHVWMPRLRERAQAGGVQAPATTTASAPPACYNYCGSQHLVQQQGAHRGVTAASEAHHHHQYYSEPAGPTSAATALSPDDASSALRSSSLRADDASHYTAAYTYTSAATATPTTNDQGYEQTTTDDDVFAGSTTSELLVTATGGPDDEYSSMIGLQLQDFGFEDFEYGLWSLDDLC